Proteins co-encoded in one Papaver somniferum cultivar HN1 chromosome 5, ASM357369v1, whole genome shotgun sequence genomic window:
- the LOC113282585 gene encoding protein FAR-RED IMPAIRED RESPONSE 1-like: MESTRIDMLAVEEEGVCDVNVGNGQCQQGNEQHSEGSEKLEQPKVGMVFSSQDDVYRYYANYGIQQGFRVHRRSTRCDDYGILRYFTYACSREKKRVSTSKNRYSNLTSGTNCQAKIRTIMQCDGSFILSVVALDHNHPLTPGETHCFKYKKLDQDAKTRVRQQSRTGDIVQSGVCEKLMVGDKRSRTNYGQVKTSILEEGDAAVLQNFFVKMQTRNSNFFYVMDMDEDCTVRNIFWADARSRAAYEDFGDVVTLDTSYLRNKFALPLVPFVGVNHHGQPVLLGYALLSNEDVGTFLWLFKSWLACMMGIPPKAIITDQSQAVQKAVQTVFPNVQYRWCLWQVMKKTREKLKGCSQYKAIKISLQNSVCESTSKDEFEDEWRKVIEKYGLHDNEWLKELYVERHRWVPIYTKETFWAGMSTARRSESSCALFNGHVNSKTTLKQFLEEYDNIIRSKVEKESRADYESLYSRYDCITHYEIEKQFQEVYTNTKFKEIQEEIMGKLYCYTSLVKEEDSIFVIQVTEHVKVGDNKKDAKFIVNFNAVDCELNCTCHLFKFSGIICRHTLSVLTQSEVQQVPSKYILSRWRKDIKRKCTFVKANYKDLDVNPSAQRYDEMCKCFHEIATTSADCKDQSITVMNALHELKAKIGMPV; this comes from the coding sequence ATGGAAAgtacaagaattgatatgcttgcaGTGGAGGAGGAGGGCGTTTGCGATGTTAATGTAGGAAATGGCCAGTGCCAGCAAGGTAATGAGCAACATTCGGAAGGGAGCGAAAAACTTGAACAACCTAAGGTAGGTATGGTATTTAGCTCCCAAGATGATGTTTATCGTTATTATGCAAATTATGGTATTCAACAAGGCTTTCGTGTACATAGAAGATCAACACGATGTGATGATTATGGGATTTTAAGATATTTCACATATGCATGTTCTCGAGAAAAAAAGAGAGTGAGCACATCAAAGAATAGATACTCGAACCTCACTTCAGGAACTAATTGCCAGGCTAAGATAAGAACTATAATGCAGTGTGATGGTAGTTTTATATTGAGCGTTGTTGCGCTTGATCATAACCATCCGCTGACGCCAGGCGAGACACACTGTTTTAAATATAAGAAGTTGGATCAAGATGCAAAAACAAGAGTACGTCAACAGTCGCGGACAGGTGACATTGTTCAAAGTGGGGTATGTGAAAAGCTAATGGTTGGGGATAAAAGGTCTCGAACTAACTATGGTCAGGTGAAAACATCAATACTTGAGGAAGGTGATGCTGCAGTTTTACAGAATTTTTTTGTTAAAATGCAAACTAGAAACTCAAATTTCTTTTATGTGATGGACATGGATGAAGACTGTACTGTAAGAAACATTTTCTGGGCTGATGCAAGGAGTAGGGCAGCTTATGAAGACTTTGGAGATGTTGTTACACTTGACACTTCatatctcagaaataaatttgctCTGCCTTTGGTTCCCTTTGTCGGCGTGAATCATCATGGGCAACCTGTTTTATTAGGTTATGCTTTGCTGTCAAATGAGGATGTCGGGACATTCTTGTGGTTATTTAAATCTTGGTTGGCATGTATGATGGGAATTCCTCCAAAAGCCATTATCACTGATCAATCCCAAGCTGTACAAAAGGCTGTTCAAACTGTCTTTCCTAATGTCCAATATCGATGGTGCTTATGGCAAGTGATGAAAAAGACTCGAGAGAAGCTGAAAGGATGTTCTCAGTACAAAGCTATTAAAATATCTTTGCAGAATTCTGTTTGTGAGTCTACCAGCAAAGATGAGTTTGAAGATGAATGGAGAAAAGTGATTGAGAAATATGGTCTTCATGACAACGAGTGGTTAAAAGAACTGTATGTAGAGCGGCATCGCTGGGTTCCAATTTATACAAAAGAAACTTTTTGGGCAGGAATGTCAACTGCACGACGTAGTGAGAGCAGTTGTGCACTATTCAATGGGCATGTGAACTCCAAAACGACTTTGAAGCAGTTTCTGGAGGAGTATGATAACATTATAAGAAGTAAGGTCGAAAAGGAAAGCCGGGCAGATTATGAATCTCTGTATTCAAGGTATGACTGCATAACTCATTATGAGATTGAGAAACAGTTTCAAGAAGTTTACACCAATACAAAATTTAAAGAAATTCAGGAAGAGATAATGGGAAAGCTGTATTGTTATACCTCTCTTGTCAAGGAGGAAGACTCTATTTTTGTAATTCAAGTCACCGAGCATGTTAAAGTTGGAGACAataagaaggatgctaagtttATTGTTAACTTCAATGCAGTAGACTGCGAGCTGAATTGCACATGTCATTTGTTCAAGTTTAGCGGGATTATATGCAGGCACACACTTTCTGTGCTGACCCAAAGTGAAGTGCAACAAGTGCCATCTAAGTATATTCTCTCTAGATGGAGGAAGGACATTAAACGGAAGTGCACTTTTGTTAAAGCCAATTACAAAGATTTGGATGTCAACCCAAGTGCGCAGCGATATGATGAGATGTGCAAGTGTTTCCACGAAATCGCAACGACGTCAGCAGACTGCAAAGACCAGAGTATCACTGTGATGAATGCTTTACATGAATTAAAAGCAAAAATTGGTAT